A single window of Microbispora hainanensis DNA harbors:
- a CDS encoding histidine triad nucleotide-binding protein — MSDCLFCKIVAKEVPADIVLETGRALAFRDINPQAPTHVLVVPRAHHENAAALAAADDGLADDLLKACHAVAVQEGVAESGYRIVFNTGEGAGQTVFHVHAHVLGGRGLTWPPG, encoded by the coding sequence GTGAGCGACTGCCTCTTCTGCAAGATCGTGGCCAAGGAGGTCCCGGCGGACATCGTCCTGGAGACCGGGCGGGCGCTGGCCTTCCGCGACATCAACCCGCAGGCCCCCACCCACGTCCTCGTCGTGCCGAGGGCCCACCACGAGAACGCCGCCGCGCTGGCGGCGGCCGACGACGGCCTGGCAGACGACCTGCTCAAGGCCTGCCACGCGGTGGCCGTACAGGAGGGCGTGGCCGAGAGCGGCTACCGGATCGTGTTCAACACCGGAGAGGGCGCCGGGCAGACGGTCTTCCACGTCCACGCGCACGTCCTCGGCGGCCGGGGCCTCACCTGGCCCCCCGGCTGA
- a CDS encoding PhoH family protein, whose amino-acid sequence MSESQQMHKTQAKVVIPEGQPMVSLLGSGDELLRVIEGAFSADIHVRGNEITITGSPEESGIVVRLFEELVELVGSGAELSPDAVERSIHMLRQATDRPAEVLSLDILSSRGRTIRPKTVNQKRYVDAIDRHTIVFGIGPAGTGKTYLAMAKAVKALQNKRVNRIILTRPAVEAGERLGFLPGTLYEKIDPYLRPLYDALHDMLDPESIPRLMSAGTIEVAPLAYMRGRTLNDAFIILDEAQNTSPEQMKMFLTRLGFNSKIVVTGDVTQIDLPGGQDSGLKVVQQILDGIEDIHFSRLTSADVVRHKLVSDIVDAYGRYDAAMASEPRAINKRPRNNRR is encoded by the coding sequence ATGTCCGAGTCACAGCAAATGCACAAGACCCAGGCCAAGGTAGTCATCCCCGAGGGGCAGCCGATGGTCAGCCTCCTCGGGTCGGGCGACGAGCTGCTACGGGTCATCGAGGGCGCCTTCAGCGCCGATATCCACGTGCGGGGCAACGAAATCACGATCACCGGCAGTCCCGAGGAGAGCGGCATCGTCGTGCGCCTCTTCGAGGAGCTGGTGGAGCTGGTCGGCTCGGGTGCCGAGTTGTCCCCCGACGCGGTCGAGCGCAGCATCCACATGCTGCGGCAGGCCACCGACCGTCCGGCCGAGGTTCTGTCCCTGGACATCCTGTCCTCGCGGGGCCGCACCATCCGCCCGAAGACGGTCAACCAGAAGCGGTACGTCGACGCGATCGACAGGCACACGATCGTCTTCGGCATCGGCCCCGCCGGCACCGGCAAGACGTATCTGGCGATGGCGAAGGCCGTGAAGGCCCTCCAGAACAAGCGGGTCAACCGGATCATCCTCACCCGCCCCGCCGTCGAGGCGGGGGAGCGGCTGGGCTTCCTGCCCGGCACGCTCTACGAGAAGATCGACCCCTACCTGCGGCCGCTGTACGACGCGCTGCACGACATGCTCGACCCCGAGTCCATCCCGCGCCTGATGTCGGCGGGGACGATCGAGGTCGCGCCGCTCGCGTACATGCGCGGACGCACGCTGAACGACGCCTTCATCATCCTGGACGAGGCGCAGAACACCTCGCCCGAGCAGATGAAGATGTTCCTGACCAGGCTCGGGTTCAACTCGAAGATCGTGGTCACCGGTGACGTGACCCAGATCGACCTGCCCGGCGGCCAGGACAGCGGCCTGAAGGTCGTCCAGCAGATCCTCGACGGCATCGAGGACATCCATTTCAGCAGGCTGACCAGCGCCGACGTCGTACGGCACAAGCTGGTGAGCGACATCGTCGACGCCTACGGCCGGTACGACGCCGCGATGGCGTCGGAACCGCGCGCGATCAACAAGCGGCCGCGGAACAACCGGCGGTGA
- the ybeY gene encoding rRNA maturation RNase YbeY: protein MSIEVANESGVEVDESALVELAGHVLGRMGINPLAELSILVIDEAAMAELHEQWMGEPGPTDVLAFPMDELRPNVGGRDEDDASPDPALLGDVVLCPQVAAKQAAEAGHSAQDELELLCTHGILHLLGYDHAEPEEHAEMFGLQDELLGAWREVRRKP from the coding sequence GTGAGCATCGAGGTGGCCAACGAGTCCGGCGTCGAGGTCGACGAGTCGGCGCTGGTCGAGCTGGCCGGGCACGTCCTCGGCCGGATGGGGATCAACCCGCTGGCCGAGCTGTCGATCCTGGTGATCGACGAGGCGGCGATGGCCGAGCTGCACGAGCAGTGGATGGGGGAGCCGGGGCCGACCGACGTGCTGGCCTTCCCCATGGACGAGCTGCGGCCCAACGTCGGCGGCCGGGACGAGGACGACGCGTCCCCCGACCCGGCGCTGCTCGGCGACGTGGTGCTGTGCCCCCAGGTGGCCGCCAAGCAGGCCGCCGAGGCCGGGCACAGCGCGCAGGACGAGCTCGAACTGCTGTGCACGCACGGCATCCTGCACCTGCTCGGCTACGACCACGCCGAGCCGGAGGAGCACGCCGAGATGTTCGGGCTGCAGGACGAGCTGCTCGGCGCCTGGCGGGAGGTGCGGCGTAAGCCGTGA
- a CDS encoding hemolysin family protein, protein MNDGWLLSAVVLIVAGGLLASAETALTRISRVRAEEFVKEGRRGAVRLQAIVADPPRYLNLVLLLRLSCELVATVITTLLFIDWLGDRGQAYALAAVVMILVSYVIVGVMPRTLGRQHAEVVALASAPIVYGLTRIFGPLPELLILLGNALTPGKGFREGPFTSEAELRDLVDLAEQRRVIEPDEREMIHSVFELGDTLVREVMVPRTDMVFIERGKTLHQALSLALRSGFSRIPVVGENEDDVVGIAYLKDIVRRIQDTGDGGTRVDELMRPATYVPESKPIDELLREMQARQIHLAIVIDEYGGTAGLVTIEDVIEEIVGEIADEYDQEAPRVEWLDDGAVRVTARLPVDELGELFDREIEVDDVDTVGGLLAHALGRVPIAGSEAVVGGLRLTAENLAGRRNRISTVVVRREEPATGDEVVAAGADHE, encoded by the coding sequence GTGAACGACGGCTGGCTGCTCTCCGCCGTCGTCCTCATCGTGGCCGGCGGCCTGCTGGCGAGTGCGGAGACGGCGCTGACCCGCATCTCCAGGGTGCGCGCTGAAGAGTTCGTCAAGGAGGGCAGGCGCGGTGCGGTGCGGCTGCAGGCGATCGTCGCCGACCCGCCGCGCTACCTCAACCTGGTGCTTCTGCTCCGCCTGAGCTGTGAGCTCGTCGCGACGGTGATCACGACGCTGCTGTTCATCGACTGGCTCGGCGACCGCGGGCAGGCGTACGCCCTGGCGGCTGTGGTGATGATCCTGGTGAGCTACGTCATCGTCGGGGTCATGCCGCGCACGCTCGGCCGCCAGCACGCCGAGGTGGTGGCGCTGGCGAGCGCGCCCATCGTGTACGGCCTGACCCGGATCTTCGGGCCGCTGCCCGAGTTACTGATCCTGCTGGGCAACGCGCTCACCCCGGGCAAGGGCTTCCGCGAGGGGCCGTTCACCTCCGAGGCCGAGCTGCGCGACCTCGTCGACCTGGCCGAGCAGCGCAGGGTCATCGAGCCCGACGAGCGGGAGATGATCCACTCGGTCTTCGAGCTCGGCGACACGCTGGTGCGCGAGGTCATGGTGCCGCGCACCGACATGGTCTTCATCGAGCGCGGCAAGACGCTGCACCAGGCGCTCTCGCTGGCCCTGCGCAGCGGGTTCTCCCGCATCCCCGTGGTGGGGGAGAACGAGGACGACGTGGTGGGCATCGCCTACCTCAAGGACATCGTCCGCCGCATCCAGGACACCGGCGACGGCGGGACGCGGGTGGACGAGCTCATGCGCCCCGCGACGTACGTGCCGGAGAGCAAGCCGATCGACGAGCTGCTGCGCGAGATGCAGGCGCGGCAGATCCACCTCGCCATCGTCATCGACGAGTACGGCGGCACCGCGGGCCTCGTCACCATCGAGGACGTCATCGAGGAGATCGTCGGCGAGATCGCCGACGAGTACGACCAGGAGGCCCCGCGGGTCGAATGGCTGGACGACGGGGCGGTGCGGGTGACCGCGCGGCTCCCGGTCGACGAGCTCGGCGAGCTGTTCGACCGCGAGATCGAGGTCGACGACGTCGACACGGTCGGCGGCCTGCTGGCGCACGCCCTGGGCCGGGTGCCGATCGCGGGCTCGGAGGCGGTGGTCGGCGGCCTGCGCCTGACGGCCGAGAACCTGGCCGGACGCCGCAACCGGATCAGCACGGTCGTCGTGCGCCGCGAGGAGCCCGCGACGGGCGACGAGGTCGTGGCCGCCGGCGCCGACCACGAGTGA